A genomic segment from Triticum dicoccoides isolate Atlit2015 ecotype Zavitan chromosome 1A, WEW_v2.0, whole genome shotgun sequence encodes:
- the LOC119288980 gene encoding histone H2B.2-like has translation MAPKADKKPAAESKVEKAAEKTPAGKKPKAEKRLPAGKTASKEAGGEGKTRGRKKGSKAKKGVETYKIYIFKVLKQVHPDIGISSKAMSIMNSFINDIFEKLAGESAKLARYNKKPTITSREIQTSVRLVLPGELAKHAVSEGTKAVTKFTSS, from the coding sequence ATGGCCCCCAAGGCAGACAAGAAGCCGGCGGCCGAGAGCAAGGTGGAGAAGGCGGCCGAGAAGACCCCCGCGGGCAAGAAGCCCAAGGCCGAGAAGCGGCTGCCGGCGGGCAAGACGGCGTCcaaggaggccggcggcgagggcAAGACCCGGGGCCGCAAGAAGGGCAGCAAGGCGAAGAAGGGCGTGGAGACGTACAAGATCTACATCTtcaaggtgctgaagcaggtgcacCCCGACATCGGCATCTCCTCCAAGGCCATGTCcatcatgaactccttcatcaacgACATCTTCGAGAAGCTCGCCGGGGAGTCGGCCAAGCTCGCCCGCTACAACAAGAAGCCCACCATCACGTCCCGGGAGATCCAGACCTCCGTCCGCCTCGTCCTCCCCGGGGAGCTCGCCAAGCACGCCGTCTCCGAGGGCACCAAGGCCGTCACCAAGTTCACCTCCTCCTAG
- the LOC119288992 gene encoding histone H3.2-like: MARTKQTARKSTGGKAPRKQLATKAARKSAPATGGVKKPHRFRPGTVALREIRKYQKSTELLIRKLPFQRLVREIAQDFKTDLRFQSSAVSALQEAAESYLVGLFEDTNLCAIHAKRVTIMPKDIQLARRIRGERA, encoded by the coding sequence ATGGCCCGCACAAAGCAGACGGCGAGGAAGTCCACCGGCGGCAAGGCGCCGAGGAAGCAGCTGGCCACCAAGGCGGCCCGCAAGTCCGCCCCGGCCACCGGCGGCGTCAAGAAGCCCCACCGCTTCCGCCCCGGCACCGTCGCGCTCCGGGAGATCCGCAAGTACCAGAAGAGCACCGAGCTGCTCATCCGCAAGCTACCCTTCCAGCGCCTGGTGAGGGAGATCGCCCAGGACTTCAAGACCGACCTCCGCTTCCAGTCCTCCGCCGTCTCCGCCCTGCAGGAGGCCGCCGAGTCCTACCTCGTGGGGCTCTTCGAGGACACCAACCTCTGCGCCATCCACGCCAAGCGCGTCACcatcatgcccaaggacatccagCTCGCCCGCCGCATCCGTGGAGAGAGGGCCTAA